The following are from one region of the Candidatus Obscuribacterales bacterium genome:
- a CDS encoding sugar phosphate nucleotidyltransferase, with the protein MAKRVIGLVPAAGQGTRISPLPMSKELFPIGFQTIGDRPGLRPKVVCQYLLEKMRLAGITEAILILRPGKWDIPAYLGDGAQLQMHLAYLTVHVPFGVPFSLNQAYPFIQDAIVATGFPDILFHPDHAYQALLNHLNHSDADVVLGVFPTDQPEKVGVVDWDASKRVSQIIEKSPHTTLRYMWAIAVWQPRFTHFLHNFIQARQQEWIGDQVPQLMSTIPSQPEIPIGDVIQAAIHAGLRVEAEVFDDGTYLDIGTSENL; encoded by the coding sequence ATGGCAAAACGCGTGATTGGTTTAGTGCCCGCAGCGGGACAAGGCACCCGCATATCACCTTTACCGATGAGCAAGGAACTATTCCCCATTGGCTTTCAAACCATCGGCGATCGCCCCGGACTGCGCCCCAAGGTGGTCTGTCAGTACCTGTTGGAAAAAATGCGGCTAGCGGGAATTACAGAAGCTATCCTGATTCTGCGTCCTGGCAAGTGGGATATTCCTGCCTATTTGGGGGATGGGGCCCAACTGCAGATGCACCTGGCCTATCTCACCGTTCATGTGCCCTTTGGTGTACCGTTTAGCCTCAATCAAGCCTATCCATTTATTCAAGATGCGATCGTAGCCACTGGCTTTCCCGATATTTTATTTCATCCAGACCATGCCTATCAGGCACTGCTGAATCATTTGAACCATAGTGATGCCGACGTGGTGCTGGGGGTGTTTCCTACCGATCAACCTGAGAAAGTCGGTGTTGTTGATTGGGATGCTAGCAAGCGCGTCTCTCAAATTATTGAAAAATCGCCCCATACAACCCTGCGGTACATGTGGGCGATCGCTGTTTGGCAACCAAGATTCACGCACTTTTTACACAATTTTATTCAAGCGCGTCAACAAGAGTGGATTGGGGATCAAGTACCTCAACTGATGTCAACTATTCCATCACAGCCGGAAATCCCCATCGGTGATGTTATTCAAGCCGCTATTCATGCCGGACTACGTGTAGAAGCAGAAGTATTTGATGATGGTACATACCTTGATATTGGCACATCTGAGAATCT